Proteins encoded within one genomic window of Panacibacter microcysteis:
- the ade gene encoding adenine deaminase: protein MKPTSGFALSSLKILYMQRATFSIKGNFVDIPRKSIYAASVNVENGIIKSVEPLEDQVTNYILPGFTDSHVHIESSMIIPSEFARLAVVHGTVSTISDPHEIANVCGMQGVEYMINNGRKVPFKFNFGAPSCVPATSFETAGAALDSNDVKALLEKEEILYLSEMMNFPGVLHKDAEVMKKIAAAHALNKPVDGHAPGLRGEQARQYINAGISTDHECFTAEEALEKLQYGMKILIREGSAAKNFDALAGLLNDYPDHVMFCSDDKHPDSLAEGHINQLCARAVAKGIDVYNVLKAACINPVVHYKSKVGLLRAGDPADFIVIKDLECFDVLQTYINGQLVADNGVSLITGVDEKVINNFNCSNVVKESLAVRWNNKDQIEVIEALDGQLITNRLNVKPMVADEFIVSDIDNDILKMVVINRYSNATPAKAFIKNFGFKKGAVASTVAHDSHNIIAVGVDDESIAKAVNLVIAEQGGVSCVNGADEMVIGLPVAGLMSHKDGYAVAAAYTKIDQMAKGLGSPLSAPFMTLSFMALLVIPHLKLSDQGLFDGDRFCFV from the coding sequence ATGAAACCCACATCCGGTTTCGCATTATCTTCACTCAAAATTCTGTACATGCAGCGTGCAACATTCAGCATAAAAGGAAATTTTGTAGATATACCGCGCAAGAGTATTTATGCCGCATCTGTCAATGTTGAAAATGGAATCATCAAAAGTGTAGAACCGTTGGAAGATCAGGTAACCAATTACATCCTGCCTGGTTTTACAGACAGTCATGTACATATCGAAAGCAGCATGATCATACCCAGCGAATTTGCCAGGCTGGCCGTTGTGCATGGCACCGTATCCACCATCAGCGATCCCCACGAGATAGCCAATGTGTGCGGTATGCAGGGCGTTGAGTACATGATTAACAATGGCCGCAAAGTACCATTCAAGTTCAATTTTGGTGCACCCAGTTGTGTACCGGCCACATCTTTCGAAACAGCGGGTGCTGCACTCGACAGCAATGATGTAAAAGCACTGCTGGAAAAAGAAGAAATACTTTACCTGAGCGAAATGATGAACTTTCCCGGGGTGTTACACAAAGATGCTGAAGTAATGAAAAAGATTGCAGCAGCGCATGCACTCAACAAACCGGTAGACGGGCATGCACCCGGGCTTCGTGGCGAACAGGCAAGACAGTACATCAATGCCGGCATATCTACAGACCACGAATGTTTTACAGCAGAAGAAGCCTTGGAAAAATTGCAATATGGTATGAAGATATTGATCCGTGAAGGCAGTGCTGCAAAAAACTTTGACGCGCTGGCTGGCCTGCTAAACGATTATCCTGACCACGTGATGTTTTGCAGCGATGATAAACATCCTGACAGCCTTGCGGAAGGTCACATCAATCAGCTTTGTGCCAGGGCCGTGGCAAAAGGCATTGATGTGTACAATGTTCTCAAAGCAGCTTGCATCAACCCGGTTGTACACTATAAATCAAAGGTTGGTTTGTTGCGTGCCGGAGACCCTGCAGATTTTATCGTTATAAAAGACCTCGAATGTTTTGATGTGCTGCAAACGTATATCAACGGACAGCTGGTAGCTGACAACGGCGTCAGTCTTATTACGGGTGTTGATGAAAAAGTGATCAACAATTTTAATTGCAGTAATGTAGTAAAAGAAAGCCTCGCAGTGCGCTGGAATAATAAAGACCAAATCGAAGTAATAGAAGCGCTGGACGGCCAGTTGATCACCAACAGGCTAAATGTAAAACCAATGGTTGCAGATGAATTTATTGTAAGTGATATTGACAACGACATTTTGAAAATGGTTGTGATCAACCGGTACAGCAACGCAACTCCTGCAAAGGCTTTTATTAAAAACTTTGGTTTTAAAAAAGGAGCTGTTGCATCTACGGTGGCACATGACAGCCATAACATTATTGCCGTAGGTGTTGATGACGAAAGTATTGCGAAAGCTGTAAACCTTGTTATTGCCGAACAAGGTGGCGTAAGCTGTGTAAACGGTGCAGATGAGATGGTTATTGGTTTACCGGTCGCCGGGTTAATGAGCCACAAAGACGGGTACGCCGTGGCTGCAGCCTACACAAAAATTGACCAGATGGCAAAGGGTCTGGGCTCACCTTTATCGGCACCTTTTATGACGCTCAGCTTTATGGCGTTGTTGGTTATCCCACACCTCAAACTAAGCGATCAGGGTCTTTTCGACGGCGAT
- the cysC gene encoding adenylyl-sulfate kinase, whose amino-acid sequence MEVVKNIVWHNATITKEDRHRKNGHKSAILWYTGLSGAGKSTLANKVEEKLFERGYNTYVLDGDNIRMGLNKGLGFDAEARKENIRRIGEVAKLFVDAGVIVSTAFVSPYIADRDMVRALVPEGEFVEIYVAASLEVCEGRDTKGLYKKARAGEIKNFTGISDPYEAPVNAELTVDTGAQSLDESAETVLRYLEEKGYITKA is encoded by the coding sequence ATGGAAGTTGTAAAGAACATCGTGTGGCATAATGCTACAATTACCAAAGAAGACCGCCATCGTAAAAACGGTCATAAAAGCGCAATCCTGTGGTATACAGGTCTTTCCGGTGCGGGCAAATCTACCCTTGCAAATAAAGTGGAAGAAAAACTTTTTGAACGTGGTTATAACACTTACGTGCTTGACGGAGATAATATTCGCATGGGTTTGAACAAAGGCCTCGGCTTTGATGCTGAAGCCCGTAAAGAAAACATTCGCAGAATTGGTGAGGTAGCTAAACTGTTTGTTGATGCCGGCGTTATTGTTTCTACAGCTTTCGTTTCTCCATACATTGCTGACCGTGACATGGTTCGTGCTTTGGTACCCGAAGGAGAATTTGTTGAAATATATGTTGCTGCTTCGCTCGAAGTATGTGAAGGCCGCGATACAAAAGGTCTTTACAAAAAAGCACGTGCAGGTGAAATCAAAAACTTTACAGGCATCAGCGATCCGTATGAAGCGCCTGTGAATGCTGAATTAACAGTTGATACCGGTGCACAATCTCTTGATGAAAGTGCTGAAACCGTACTGAGATACCTGGAAGAAAAAGGTTACATCACAAAAGCATAA
- the sat gene encoding sulfate adenylyltransferase, with product MIQPHGGTLVNRIATGARKAELEAKAKEITNITLEDRYGADIEMIAVGAFSPLTGFMGKADSESAIEDMKLTNGLAWGIPILLPVAEYDSLSVGQEIALNDKEGRLLAVMTIEEKFELDLANLSQKCFGTTEDKHPGVAAILRGGNKFIAGPLEMVNRPVRHDAIDDKYFIDPADTRAEFEKRGWNTIVAFQTRNPIHRAHEYLIKCAQEIVDGALIHPIVGETKSDDIPAPVRMKCYEALIAGYFNPKNTKLSVLPTAMRYAGPREAINHTLIRKNYGCTHMIIGRDHAGVGSYYGTYDAQVIMDKVGPEMGMQILKFENTFFCKETNGMASSKTAPENATQVSLSGTKVREMLSNGERPPAEFSRAEVADILIEWATSKK from the coding sequence ATGATCCAACCACATGGTGGCACCCTGGTAAACCGCATTGCTACAGGTGCACGCAAAGCAGAACTGGAAGCTAAAGCAAAAGAAATTACCAACATTACACTGGAAGACCGTTATGGTGCAGATATTGAAATGATTGCCGTAGGTGCTTTCAGCCCGCTAACAGGATTTATGGGAAAAGCTGATTCTGAATCAGCTATTGAAGATATGAAACTTACCAACGGACTTGCATGGGGTATTCCTATTTTGCTGCCCGTTGCTGAGTACGACAGCCTTTCTGTAGGCCAGGAAATAGCATTGAACGATAAAGAAGGCCGCTTACTGGCTGTAATGACCATCGAAGAAAAGTTTGAGCTTGACCTTGCAAACCTTTCGCAGAAATGTTTTGGCACAACAGAAGACAAACACCCGGGTGTAGCTGCAATTTTAAGAGGTGGCAATAAATTTATTGCAGGCCCGCTTGAAATGGTTAACCGCCCTGTTCGTCACGATGCAATCGATGATAAATATTTTATCGATCCTGCTGATACACGTGCAGAATTTGAAAAACGCGGCTGGAACACGATCGTTGCATTCCAGACACGTAATCCTATACACCGCGCACACGAATACCTGATCAAATGCGCACAGGAAATTGTTGATGGTGCGTTGATACACCCGATTGTTGGTGAAACAAAAAGCGATGATATTCCTGCGCCGGTTCGTATGAAATGCTACGAAGCCCTTATCGCTGGTTACTTTAATCCAAAGAATACCAAGCTGAGCGTATTACCAACAGCTATGCGTTATGCTGGTCCGCGTGAAGCGATCAACCACACGCTCATCCGTAAAAATTACGGCTGCACACACATGATCATCGGCCGCGACCATGCAGGCGTTGGTTCTTATTATGGCACTTACGATGCACAGGTTATTATGGATAAAGTAGGTCCGGAAATGGGCATGCAGATTTTGAAATTTGAAAACACTTTCTTCTGTAAAGAAACAAATGGTATGGCCAGCAGCAAAACAGCTCCTGAAAATGCTACTCAGGTTTCTCTCAGTGGTACCAAAGTGCGTGAAATGCTCAGCAATGGTGAAAGACCACCAGCCGAGTTTTCAAGAGCAGAAGTTGCAGACATTCTGATCGAGTGGGCAACATCCAAAAAGTAA
- a CDS encoding CotH kinase family protein: MKRLLFVLLVACCSLHASSQVNLTSSNLPIVIINTNGQEILDDPKITADMGIIFNGDGVRNNTTDPFNEYNGKIGIEIRGQSSQMFPMKSYSIELWDDAGDGVDKSIFGMPEESDWVLYAPYTDKTLMRNFLAYTMSVNLGHWAAHCRFVEVILNGNYAGVYVFMEKIKRDGGRVDIKKMSDKDNAGDAVTGGYIFSIDKEADGWFSAYHPNNNPGANIQFSYVYPKLEDITTEQQAYIKNYVDSFENALNGNDFQNAATGFRKFADELSFIDYFIVNEISRNVDGYRLSSYFYKDRNSINNKIIAGPVWDYDLAFRNADYCDGYLTTGWAYQFNSVCGDDYWQIPFWWNRFMQDSTFKSNLLCRWKDLRQSVLSNESIFHMIDSVASLVNEAQQRHFTQWPILGTYIWPNPEPIPSTYSGEIAALKNWLTARLAWLDSNLPNTGACAVSLPQINGSMKLITANPVYDFNQSTIYSTKAQTIYIRIVDVSGRTVVKATLQAQQGKNVLPSTGMMNSLAPGIYFFEITNTSGEKQTVKLLH, from the coding sequence ATGAAACGACTGCTTTTTGTGCTTTTAGTTGCCTGCTGTTCCCTACATGCTTCTTCGCAGGTCAACCTTACCTCTTCAAATTTGCCCATTGTTATCATCAACACAAACGGCCAGGAAATTTTAGACGATCCCAAGATCACTGCAGACATGGGTATCATTTTTAATGGCGATGGTGTTCGTAATAATACCACAGACCCTTTCAATGAATACAATGGAAAGATCGGTATAGAAATACGTGGCCAGTCTTCGCAAATGTTCCCCATGAAGTCTTATTCCATTGAGTTGTGGGACGATGCAGGAGATGGCGTGGATAAGTCAATATTTGGTATGCCCGAAGAGAGCGACTGGGTATTGTATGCGCCTTATACAGATAAAACACTCATGCGTAATTTTCTTGCTTATACAATGTCTGTCAATCTCGGTCACTGGGCTGCGCATTGCCGTTTTGTAGAAGTAATACTCAATGGTAATTATGCCGGCGTATATGTATTTATGGAAAAGATAAAAAGAGATGGCGGCCGTGTAGACATTAAAAAAATGAGTGACAAGGATAACGCCGGTGATGCAGTTACAGGCGGTTACATCTTCAGCATCGATAAAGAAGCAGACGGTTGGTTTTCTGCTTATCATCCTAACAACAATCCCGGGGCCAACATACAGTTTAGTTATGTTTATCCCAAACTGGAAGACATTACAACAGAGCAACAGGCCTATATCAAAAATTATGTAGACAGTTTTGAAAATGCCCTGAATGGAAACGATTTTCAGAATGCCGCTACCGGGTTTCGGAAATTTGCTGACGAACTTTCTTTCATCGATTACTTTATTGTAAATGAAATAAGCCGGAATGTTGATGGCTACAGGCTAAGCAGCTACTTCTATAAAGACCGCAACAGCATCAACAACAAAATTATTGCAGGGCCTGTGTGGGATTATGACCTTGCTTTTAGGAATGCCGACTACTGCGATGGGTATCTTACTACCGGCTGGGCTTACCAGTTTAATTCTGTATGCGGCGATGACTATTGGCAAATACCCTTCTGGTGGAATCGTTTTATGCAGGATAGCACTTTCAAATCAAATTTGCTCTGCAGGTGGAAAGATCTGCGGCAAAGTGTACTGAGTAATGAAAGTATCTTTCACATGATAGATTCTGTTGCCTCACTCGTAAATGAAGCACAGCAACGGCATTTTACTCAATGGCCGATTTTAGGCACATATATCTGGCCAAATCCGGAACCCATACCATCAACTTATAGTGGCGAAATAGCGGCACTAAAAAACTGGCTTACGGCAAGACTTGCATGGCTGGATAGCAACCTTCCAAACACAGGTGCCTGCGCAGTGTCTCTGCCGCAGATAAATGGTTCCATGAAACTTATTACTGCCAACCCGGTATACGATTTTAACCAGTCAACTATCTACAGTACAAAAGCACAAACAATTTATATACGCATTGTAGATGTATCTGGCAGAACGGTTGTAAAAGCTACGTTACAGGCTCAGCAGGGCAAAAATGTATTGCCTTCCACGGGCATGATGAACAGCCTTGCGCCGGGTATTTATTTCTTTGAGATTACCAACACTTCAGGAGAAAAGCAAACGGTGAAGCTATTGCACTAA
- a CDS encoding DUF2911 domain-containing protein, translating into MKKMIIPCLAMMAFGISAAAQALRIPGTANIVCMTGRKVGVTDIEIKYSAPGVKGREGKIYGTGVVPFGYEVLGFGSNVASPWRAGADECTTIAFSTDVNINGKRLPAGKYAFFIEVQQDTSVLIFNRNTREWGSYFYRKELDVLHVGTTQKKNLPQMQERLVYDFANQTDSTVDIELKWERWSFPIHVSVNLKETVLEDIRQQMSGAIGFDPASLEAAAQWCVANNINYEEALNWITSATDPNLGGKNSFGAASTRAALLRKTGKEEEATNILNAALGSASVMELHTYGRQLLAEQKVQEAFAIFQQNFTKNKGAWPTNMGMMRVYAAMGNYKKALEHAKAALPQAPDEQNKAFIENAIKQFSAGKPLQ; encoded by the coding sequence ATGAAAAAAATGATCATTCCCTGCCTGGCAATGATGGCCTTTGGCATCAGCGCCGCTGCACAGGCTTTGCGTATACCGGGTACTGCCAATATTGTATGCATGACCGGCAGAAAAGTAGGCGTTACAGATATAGAAATAAAATACAGCGCGCCGGGGGTAAAAGGCCGCGAAGGCAAGATTTACGGCACCGGTGTTGTACCTTTTGGATATGAAGTACTCGGCTTTGGTTCAAACGTAGCGTCACCATGGCGTGCCGGCGCAGATGAATGCACCACCATTGCTTTCTCTACAGATGTAAACATCAACGGCAAAAGATTGCCTGCAGGTAAATATGCATTTTTTATAGAAGTACAGCAGGATACCAGTGTGCTTATTTTTAACAGGAACACCAGGGAATGGGGCAGCTATTTTTACCGCAAAGAACTGGATGTACTACACGTAGGCACCACACAAAAAAAGAACCTGCCGCAGATGCAGGAAAGACTGGTATATGATTTTGCAAACCAGACAGACAGTACAGTTGATATTGAGTTAAAATGGGAAAGATGGAGCTTCCCGATTCATGTTTCAGTAAACTTAAAAGAAACCGTACTGGAAGATATAAGACAGCAAATGAGCGGTGCAATTGGTTTTGACCCCGCCAGCCTGGAAGCTGCTGCGCAGTGGTGCGTGGCTAACAACATTAACTACGAAGAAGCGCTGAACTGGATAACCAGTGCGACCGACCCCAATCTTGGTGGAAAAAATTCATTTGGTGCAGCATCAACAAGAGCTGCATTACTAAGAAAAACGGGTAAAGAAGAAGAAGCAACAAACATCCTGAATGCGGCGCTGGGAAGCGCTTCTGTAATGGAATTGCATACTTATGGAAGGCAGTTGCTGGCCGAACAAAAAGTACAGGAAGCGTTTGCTATATTTCAGCAAAACTTTACCAAAAACAAAGGCGCATGGCCCACCAATATGGGTATGATGCGTGTGTATGCTGCAATGGGTAATTACAAGAAAGCGCTGGAACATGCAAAGGCAGCATTACCGCAGGCACCTGATGAGCAGAATAAAGCTTTTATTGAGAATGCGATTAAGCAATTTTCTGCAGGGAAGCCTTTACAGTAA
- the uvrA gene encoding excinuclease ABC subunit UvrA — translation MAKKKAEVAATVSTQQEEVIEVIGAREHNLKNIDITIPKHKLVVFTGVSGSGKSSLAFDTIFNEGQRRYMESFSAYARQFIGDMERPDVDKITGLSPVISIEQKTTNKNPRSTVGTVTEVYDFLRLLFARVGEAYSYNTGKKMVKFSEEEIVENIFQKYKGKKITLLAPLVRGRKGHYRELFEDIRKKGFVKVRVDGEVKDITPRMQVDRYKIHDIEVVVDRLKVEQEFRVRISQSVQQTLKMGKDLMFMLVNDSDELAQYSKQLMCIDTGISYEEPSPNSFSFNSPYGACPTCKGLGSVFTIDMELVLPDKTKTVEEGGIVPLGEERDASVYQQVKVFAKKHKIKLNVPLKDMPKEQLDLLLYGDKSINASLDVDTDDESVPNEYTGSYEGIIPMLKRWFSSSYSTEVLREWVQKYMTLKNCPTCHGARLKKESLWFKVDERNISELSDLNLDKLMVWFIDIEKRLSNKQNAIAKDILKEIRERLQFLLDVGLTYLSVNRPSRTLSGGESQRIRLATQIGSQLQGITYILDEPSIGLHQRDNHRLITALQNLRDIGNSVLVVEHDKDIMMASDYLVDIGPKAGKYGGSIVAAGTPKEILESNSDTAQYLSGKKTIAIPAERRKGNGKVLELKGAKGNNLKDVSVKFPLGKLIVVTGVSGSGKSTLINETLYPLLAKHAYNSRVNVMEYKTIKGLENIDKVIEIDQSPIGRTPRSNPATYCGFFTEIRTLYASVPEAKIRGYNAGRFSFNVKSGRCDVCEGGGMRVIEMNFLPDVYVHCEKCNGKRYNRETLEIRYKGKSISDVLNMTVDEACEFFQPVHYLYRKIKVLQDVGLGYITLGQSAVTLSGGEAQRVKLSTELAKKDTGKTFYILDEPTTGLHFQDIQHLLDVINKLVDRGNTVLVIEHNLDVIKVADHVIDLGPEGGDGGGKILFEGTPEEMIVKAKESHTAKFLKIEMA, via the coding sequence ATGGCGAAAAAGAAAGCGGAAGTGGCTGCTACAGTAAGTACGCAGCAGGAAGAAGTGATTGAAGTAATTGGTGCACGTGAACATAACCTGAAAAACATTGACATTACCATACCCAAGCATAAGCTGGTTGTATTTACAGGTGTAAGCGGCAGCGGCAAATCGTCGCTAGCGTTCGATACCATTTTTAATGAAGGTCAGCGCCGTTATATGGAGAGTTTCAGCGCCTATGCGCGGCAGTTTATCGGTGATATGGAAAGACCCGATGTAGATAAGATCACCGGGCTTTCTCCCGTAATCTCTATTGAGCAGAAGACTACCAATAAAAATCCCCGGTCTACAGTTGGTACCGTAACCGAAGTTTATGATTTCCTTCGTTTGCTGTTTGCAAGGGTGGGGGAGGCATACAGTTACAACACGGGTAAAAAAATGGTGAAGTTTAGTGAAGAGGAAATTGTAGAGAACATTTTTCAAAAATACAAAGGCAAAAAGATCACATTACTTGCACCGCTTGTACGTGGCCGTAAGGGGCACTACCGGGAATTGTTTGAAGACATACGCAAGAAAGGTTTTGTAAAAGTGCGTGTAGATGGAGAGGTAAAAGACATAACGCCACGCATGCAGGTGGATCGATATAAAATTCACGATATAGAAGTTGTGGTAGATCGTTTGAAAGTAGAGCAGGAGTTTAGGGTGCGTATAAGCCAGAGCGTACAGCAAACCCTTAAGATGGGCAAAGACCTGATGTTCATGCTTGTGAACGACAGTGATGAACTTGCTCAATATTCCAAACAACTGATGTGCATTGATACCGGCATCAGTTACGAAGAACCTTCTCCCAATTCGTTCTCGTTTAATTCTCCTTACGGCGCATGCCCTACCTGTAAAGGACTGGGCAGTGTGTTTACGATAGACATGGAACTTGTATTGCCCGATAAAACTAAAACGGTGGAAGAAGGCGGTATTGTGCCGCTTGGCGAAGAAAGGGATGCAAGTGTTTACCAGCAGGTGAAAGTGTTTGCAAAGAAACACAAGATCAAACTAAATGTGCCTTTGAAGGATATGCCCAAAGAGCAGCTTGACCTGTTGTTGTACGGCGATAAAAGCATCAATGCGTCACTCGATGTTGATACGGATGATGAGTCTGTGCCGAATGAATATACCGGCAGTTATGAAGGCATAATACCCATGCTGAAAAGATGGTTTTCCTCATCGTACAGCACCGAAGTGTTGCGGGAGTGGGTGCAGAAATACATGACGTTAAAAAATTGCCCTACCTGCCATGGCGCACGTTTGAAAAAAGAAAGTCTTTGGTTTAAAGTGGATGAGCGGAATATCTCTGAGCTAAGTGACTTGAACCTCGATAAACTGATGGTATGGTTTATCGATATTGAAAAGCGCCTGAGTAATAAACAAAACGCCATTGCAAAAGATATACTGAAGGAAATAAGAGAGCGGCTGCAGTTCCTGCTGGATGTTGGCCTTACCTATCTCTCTGTAAACAGGCCATCCAGAACGCTTAGTGGTGGCGAGTCTCAGCGCATAAGGCTTGCAACACAGATCGGTTCCCAATTACAGGGTATTACCTATATACTGGATGAACCTTCTATTGGTCTGCACCAGCGGGATAATCACAGATTAATTACTGCCCTGCAAAACCTGCGGGATATAGGTAACAGTGTGCTTGTGGTAGAGCATGACAAAGACATTATGATGGCTTCTGATTACCTAGTGGATATTGGTCCGAAGGCTGGTAAATACGGCGGGTCAATTGTTGCAGCTGGTACACCAAAAGAAATATTGGAGTCAAATTCTGATACTGCCCAATACCTGAGTGGTAAAAAAACAATTGCCATTCCTGCAGAAAGACGAAAGGGTAATGGAAAAGTACTGGAACTAAAGGGCGCGAAAGGAAACAACCTGAAAGATGTATCAGTGAAATTTCCATTGGGTAAACTGATCGTTGTTACCGGTGTTAGTGGCAGTGGTAAATCAACACTTATCAACGAAACACTGTACCCGCTGCTTGCGAAGCATGCTTATAATTCAAGGGTGAATGTGATGGAATATAAGACGATCAAGGGCCTTGAGAACATCGATAAGGTTATCGAAATAGACCAGTCACCCATTGGCAGAACGCCAAGAAGCAATCCTGCGACCTACTGCGGTTTTTTTACAGAGATCAGAACATTGTATGCTTCCGTTCCCGAAGCAAAGATTCGCGGTTACAATGCGGGGCGGTTTTCGTTCAATGTTAAAAGCGGCCGCTGCGATGTTTGTGAAGGCGGCGGAATGCGTGTAATTGAAATGAACTTTCTGCCGGATGTGTATGTGCACTGCGAGAAATGTAATGGCAAACGCTATAACAGGGAAACACTGGAAATAAGGTACAAAGGAAAATCGATCAGCGATGTACTGAATATGACTGTTGACGAGGCCTGTGAGTTTTTTCAGCCAGTGCATTATCTCTACCGTAAAATAAAAGTATTGCAGGATGTTGGCCTGGGCTATATTACACTGGGGCAGTCTGCTGTAACGCTTAGCGGCGGCGAGGCACAGCGTGTAAAGCTTTCAACAGAACTTGCTAAAAAAGATACTGGTAAAACATTCTATATCCTGGATGAACCGACCACCGGTTTACATTTCCAGGATATTCAACACCTGCTGGATGTGATTAATAAACTTGTTGATCGTGGTAATACCGTATTAGTAATTGAGCATAATCTTGATGTAATAAAAGTTGCTGATCATGTGATTGATCTTGGTCCTGAGGGTGGCGATGGTGGCGGTAAAATATTGTTTGAAGGAACACCTGAAGAAATGATTGTAAAAGCTAAAGAAAGCCATACTGCGAAGTTCCTGAAGATTGAGATGGCATAA
- a CDS encoding energy transducer TonB, giving the protein MKSRILILFLLPVLLVACNETYAQRKKKKDPLADATLYIFNDDWSAAKTYNECTYFMQLTKESDSLYICHYYNKLGPMIRQEPYKDADFTIANGRFCWYNKSGSLDSTGWVSNNKKDHGWDYYQGGKRSLTMEYLNGRFVRTKDYQQEIFINADGTKTPFEDRKANDVINKDSFTTIQVEAKFKNSVDDWTNYLKDNLKTPERLMNILGVGVHTAIVVFMIDKEGKIDKDIYLEKSVEWAGDNEVIALIQNAPDWQPAYQNNKAVFYRMKQSISFSVN; this is encoded by the coding sequence ATGAAATCGCGTATTCTAATACTTTTTCTACTTCCGGTGTTACTTGTAGCCTGTAACGAAACTTATGCGCAGCGTAAAAAGAAAAAAGATCCACTCGCAGATGCAACGCTTTATATATTCAATGATGACTGGTCTGCTGCAAAAACATACAACGAGTGCACCTATTTTATGCAACTAACTAAAGAGTCAGACTCGTTATACATATGCCACTATTATAATAAACTTGGGCCCATGATAAGACAGGAGCCTTATAAGGATGCTGATTTTACAATTGCTAATGGCAGGTTTTGCTGGTATAATAAATCCGGCAGCCTCGATAGCACAGGGTGGGTGTCCAACAATAAAAAAGATCACGGGTGGGATTACTACCAGGGTGGCAAGCGTTCGTTAACAATGGAATATCTAAACGGACGTTTTGTACGTACTAAAGACTATCAGCAGGAAATATTTATTAATGCAGATGGAACAAAAACGCCGTTTGAAGATAGAAAAGCAAATGATGTAATCAATAAGGATTCCTTTACCACCATACAGGTTGAAGCAAAATTTAAAAACAGTGTTGATGACTGGACCAACTATTTAAAAGATAACTTAAAAACACCGGAACGCCTGATGAATATTTTAGGTGTGGGAGTACACACCGCAATCGTTGTATTTATGATTGACAAAGAAGGCAAAATTGACAAGGATATTTATCTTGAAAAGTCTGTTGAATGGGCCGGCGATAATGAAGTAATTGCTTTAATCCAAAACGCTCCTGATTGGCAACCTGCCTATCAGAATAACAAAGCTGTTTTTTACCGCATGAAACAAAGTATTTCATTCAGCGTAAACTAA
- a CDS encoding DUF6089 family protein, whose amino-acid sequence MCKKILTTLSLILFASAYTFSQKTYDLDGLRDLTNYWEIDITGGANQFLGDLGGQKGIGRDGLKDYKTSANRILAGVSGTYNITNYSAVNLAFNYAGIYGADSIIDNTGNMERWRYYRNLSFKSNVFEATATYTFYPIMFMYRNKIELFRFNPYISTGIGLMHFNPKAKLDGKWYALQPFRLEGQGFEEYPDRQPYKRTAIFIPVNVGVKYYFNNRLALSAGLMMRKTFTDYMDDISTTYIDPALFDKYFSPEKAAIAKQLYSRSLTPWKVKPDIVKADASDKDSYVTFSLKLSIRLDKRLYIYYPKL is encoded by the coding sequence ATGTGTAAAAAGATACTAACAACATTAAGTTTAATTCTCTTCGCGTCAGCCTATACCTTTTCTCAGAAAACGTATGACCTGGATGGTTTAAGAGACCTTACCAACTACTGGGAAATTGATATTACCGGTGGTGCTAACCAGTTTCTTGGCGATCTTGGAGGGCAAAAAGGCATTGGCCGCGATGGTCTGAAAGACTATAAAACCTCCGCAAACCGAATACTGGCAGGCGTTTCAGGCACTTATAACATTACCAACTACTCCGCTGTTAACCTGGCTTTTAACTATGCAGGTATTTATGGTGCAGACAGCATCATAGATAATACGGGAAACATGGAACGCTGGCGTTATTATCGCAACCTCAGTTTTAAATCAAATGTTTTTGAAGCAACGGCTACCTACACCTTTTACCCGATCATGTTTATGTACCGCAATAAGATTGAACTTTTCCGTTTCAATCCTTATATAAGTACCGGCATAGGTCTTATGCATTTTAACCCCAAAGCGAAGCTGGATGGCAAGTGGTATGCACTGCAACCTTTTCGCCTTGAAGGGCAGGGTTTTGAAGAATACCCTGACCGCCAGCCATACAAACGCACCGCGATTTTTATACCTGTAAATGTGGGTGTTAAGTATTACTTCAACAATCGTCTTGCACTGTCTGCAGGTTTAATGATGCGCAAAACGTTTACTGATTATATGGATGATATAAGTACTACGTATATTGATCCTGCACTTTTTGATAAATATTTTTCACCTGAAAAAGCAGCCATAGCCAAACAACTCTACTCAAGATCTCTTACACCCTGGAAAGTTAAACCCGATATCGTAAAGGCAGATGCATCTGACAAAGACAGCTATGTTACCTTTAGTTTGAAACTAAGTATCAGGCTTGATAAAAGACTTTATATCTACTATCCCAAATTATAA